AACCGCCCGTCGATGGTGGCTGGGGCCCGTACGGTGACTATGGTGAGTGTAACGCCGTGTGCGGTGGTGGATTCCGGATAAGGCGCCGCAAGTGTGACAACCCGGTACCGCAGAACGGAGGTATGGATTGTTCGGGCTGTCATTTTGACTACGAGCTGTGCAATAGCCAGGCGTGTCCGGAAGTCCGAAAGGCGGGCACTTGGACACCGTGGTTAACAGTGTCCAACGGAACGATCCCTAACGGTGGATACGTGGAGAAGCGGTTCCGGTTTACTTGCAAAGCTGCGATAGCTGATTCGGCACTGCTGAAGATTACACCGAAGGAAGAGGTACGCGTGTGTCAGGCGGACGGGTCCTGTCAGCGTTTGGTTGATCCAAATGCACTTGCGACGGGGTTGGCGGGCGGTGAGGACGGAGAGGATGGATGGAGCGAATGGAGCTCCTGGAGTCCGTGCAGCGCGTCGTGCGGTGGCGGATATCAGCATCGCACACGCACCTGCGAAAAGCTGGAGTGTGTTGGTTTTAACAAAACACGGCGAGCGTGCAACACGCAACCATGCAGAGGTAAATTTGTTGTCGATCGTACGATGGCACGCATACAGCACTGATCATTACGATGTGGTTGTGTCTTACAGGCGAATGGGGATGCTGGACAGATTGGTCACCGTGTTCGGTTAGTTGCGGTACTGGCACACGTTCCCGATCGCGTCAATGCCTTTCGATGTCGGGTAGTGTTACGCCCGAGAATGATTGTGAAGGCAAAAGCGTCCAGTACGAGAGTTGCGATATGCCGACTTGTGACTGTAAGTAGAAAGGAAGCACTTCCAACAAACTGGAGTTCCATAGTGTAcaactcttgttttttttttgcattccagCATTCCTCGGATGGGGTGAGTGGAGCGAATGGTTACCGTGCAATGCGGACAATGAGAAGATTCGCACCCGGACCTGTCTGCAGCCACATTCCGTCTCGCCCACCGGTGAGCTCACGTGCCAGGGCAGTGATCGCGAACTGCGCAAGTGTAACATCGAGCAAGCAAATggtaaatataataaaagaaaaaaacattattagaCATGCAGAAAGATACTAAACAGCGGTCCGTGGGGGttttttgcattgcattaCAGATGTTCCACTGCCACCGGCGGCCGTGTACGTGTCATCCATTTCGGTCATTTTGATCACTGTGCTGGTAACGATGGTAGTATGCTGCAGTGCCAGCATTGTCGGCACTGTAGTATTcatgaacaagaaaaagaaaggactGAAAGCGATCCAGGGTTCACCGTGCTATGGTTCTTATCCCAACCAATACTCGTCACTACCGACCAAGGATGTTAGTATGGATTTAATGGTAATTAGACCCCCTTTGTTCCATGTTTCCTCATTTGGCTTATAACACATTAAGACACATGTTTAACACATTCCATAATGCAGAATATTATGCATGAAAGGTTTGATTTAACTAATTCTCCAATTGTTCCATTTCTAGTACACCGATGGCGGCCATAAACCTAAGCGACAATCGTCCTTCAAAGGTTCGCGGAACGATGCGAGTGGATCGAAGCTTTCCAATGGCACCGGTACGCTGGTTAAATCGATCAACGTGAACGGTGGCCCGCTCGGTAACAACACACCGAAGATACTGTCGAAATCGTTCAACGAAACCGACACGGCCACAATCAAGCGCAATTCCCACGGTCCCAACAACATCCGGCATGCCCGCCAGCTTGAAATGGACGAGGACAAGTACTGATGGATGGAATTGGGACAGTCAAATGTGTTGTTAAGGAATTCTAACCGAACTGCAATTTAACCGAAgagtttgaaagtttttcgatAGCTGTTGGAAAGGATTGTTAGGAAGCGTTTAAAGATTGACAGCTTTTAATGGAAAGTATTTGGGTTTTGAGTAGCAACACTTAGCGCAACACGGACAAAACATAGACGTGTAGAGATAATATTGCGATAAGATGAAACTTTGCAATGCCGATGTGTGCCATTAGTATAATTCTCTTTATCTCGTAGGATCGCCCAAtcaaagtaacaaaaaaaaaagttgtaagCTAACAGGTTGAATAGTGTAAAATGGTGTCGTTTATAAGTTGTTACTGGAGAAAATCAACGTAACCTCTCTAAAGGTAACATTTTTAAAGTTGTAAAAAAGACAAGACTTAGCTCGTAGGCGATATCTTTTAAGCCATTTTAAGTGAGTTAATGCTACAGTGAGTTGACGGTAGCACAGTACAAGGTAGCTCATATTGAGCAGTGTATCAATAGTAGATCCCGTAGCATTTATGTCGATGATGATGTCCAGCGTTAGGGCGGTTGATTAATATAACATAAGGGCATAACATAATACTGGTTGACATCGGTCGAAAAGGAAAGACACGGCTAATTATAGACGAAGGgccaaaatgaaacaattcaaaaaGACTTAAGCAAAGCGTTGAAAGACATTGTGTAGATTGTAGTGCAAAACGTGTAGCAAGGTAAGAGGTAAGAGCGTACAGAGCGTTTTGGGTTAAGTTTGTTGAAGCTTCCACTAACGATGTGTTCGATTTCGACGATGACTTAAATATAGTGATAAACCAAGTAAAATGTAGTAGCATTgttacagcaaacaaaacagttctaaataaaatgaaaaaccagcAGTAAtaacgtgttttttgttgagaAATACCCTCCTGGGTAATTTTGTGCATGGAAGTATGAATATTGGCATTAAGGGGCTAAAACCGcatggagatttttttttgtttacataggGGAATATTCGTTGGAAATCCGTTGCCATAACAACGCTTTGGTCGATTAAGGTAAACAATGGATTAACAGCAAGAGATCGCTCGAGAAGTATCCTGTGATTCTCAATGAAGTGATctctttcttttaaaaatcCTATTCGAATTGAGGGTTAATTATTGTCAGACTGATGTATTATTGAAATCCTGATCCTATGCCAATGACTCGTTCGTCTTTTATGAAGAACTAACCTCCAGATTGTGACGCAGCTATGATCAgtgcaatgattttaaaacaaaacccatggagaacaaaatatacaaacatGACGTTCTGGATCGTTTCCTTGATCCAGACTAGCCCATGGAGAGGTTACTAGAACCTTTGTCGGGTAGGTTTCAAGCTCTCCGGTGggattaatgttttatttttacttttttgctaGTCAATATTTACACATTCACTATCGCTGACTGCTTGCAATTTGCTATACAAAAACTATCGCACGAGCGTAATTGCGGCTGTGTTTAGTTCTCGTAATGCGTTTTCACTGCACTCCACAGGCTCGAGATTTCATTTCCGTTGTGAAACAAGTATTACCCGCCAAACAAACCCGCGAACCCGCCGTGTCAACTCGTTTCGTTATCGCTCCCCCATTCGCGACGATGCGTTTGCGCGCAGCCATAACAAACCTGCTGCTACGATTCAGCCGCGTAATAGTTCGCGAAAACAAGAGAAAACACCCGTACGTCCAACGCACTGAGAGAAGATCCAGGGAGAGAACTGATACAGCTGATTAGCAGAGAATTGCCGTAGAGCGTCCCTAACCACGCGACAGCACGGTGGATGCGTGTCTCAAGTCCGTTGTGTGTCCTACCACCACACACCACCCATCATCCCGATCGTCGGACTGTGCGCTGTGTCACACCGATAAGTAGCACGGTGAAAACGAGAAATCGTGACAGATTGAACATCAGACGCTGTCGAGCTACCGAACAAAGTGCAGTGCGTGCGGTGCATCTGTAGTCTAAATCATCAATTGACAGGTGATTCTCCAGAGCGAAACGATGGCCACAGACAATAGAAATGGTGAATCGGAACAGAAACTTCAGCTGAACGGTCACACTTCGACGCCAAAAGCAACTCCACCTAGTGCCGAAGATGAGTGGACTATTCTGGAGCGAGTTTATCGAGTGTTGGTTGACGAAGGTTATCTCGGTTCCAGCACACATCAGAAGCCGGTGGTTACGTTTGAATATCCGGAGGATCTTAAGGTAAGCCACCTTGCCGATCGTCTGGAGGAACGTtcgcgtgtgtttttgtgcgcgTGCGCACTGTTTGAGAATTTGCACGCAGAAGAGAGTTCGTTGCAGAGAGCACTCAGCCAACATTCACGCAACGAGGACGCAACGTTACCTTGATCTTGTCAATGAAGGTGACGGTCATTGTGTTCTCTCAGCACCAATCAAGCGATATCGTCCAACTGGTACAAATTTATGCTTCCGCCGATTTGGGGAAGCGTAGATAATAAGGCTATTGACCACAGTGTTACAAGAATGCCCGTCTATCTATCCTCAAAGCGCACAGAGACATCAGTAGACAGTAAGATGACAAGCGACTGATAATGATTACATTATTCGGTGAAGGTGATAAAGGCACCAAACCGGCTATCCAAAACACCTAAAGCTCGTTCGTTGACATTATGACGTTGCTTGTCGCTTGCTTTACAGAAGTTGATACACTTCCCGATGGATGAACGGACACCGAGTAATGGGACAACGGTAGAACGGATCGTGCGGCAAGTGTTGCAGTATTCTGTTCGCACCGGTCACAACCATTTCCACAATCAACTGTTTGCCGGTGTTGATCCATACGGATTGACCGGAAGCTGGATTACCGAGGCGCTCAACACGAGCCAGTAAGACGTGATGAGCCTGACCGATTATACTAGAATTCTTCTGAAACTCATCTTCTTTGTGCTATCTTCCTCAGATATACATTCGAGGTTGGACCAACGTTTACGTTGATCGAAGATGCGGTCATCGACAAATGTTTGCGACTGTTCGATTTCGGCGATGGGGATGGAATTCTTTGTCCGGGTGGTTCCATGTCCAACATGTACGCCATGGTTGCGGCCCGATATCGCACGGTACCAGATGTAAAGCGAACCGGTGTAATGAATCTTGCAGAACCTTTGGTTGTATTTACCTCCGAGGATGTACGTGACGTGATATTGGACACAATTCCAGCAAAGCTTCAAACTCTCAATAATTTTCCTTTAATTGCAGGCTCACTACAGCATTACCAAGGGGGTACACTGGCTTGGGATTGGATTAAACAATCTGGTCAAGGTAAAAAGTGATCGCCGAGGATGCATGATACCGGAAGAGCTCGAGCTTGCTATCCAGGCGGTGATCGACTCTGGACGAAAACCGTTCTTCGTCAATGCAACGGCCGGTACAACCGTTCTCGGAGCGTTCGATGATTTTAATCTCATCGCTGATGTGTGCCAGCGGTATGGCATTTGGCTGCATATAGACGCTTGCCTCGGAGGTACCGCTGTTCTGTCCCGCCGTCACAAACATCTACTGAGTGGCGTTAATCGTGCGCAATCGCTCGCCTGGAACCCACACAAAACACTCGGCGCTCCACTACAGTGTTCGATTTTCTTGATCAAGGAACGTGGCCTTCTGCATGAATGCAATGCCGCCAAGGCGGACTATCTGTTCCAGCAGGACAAGTTCTACGACATCTCGTACGATACGGGCGACAAAAGTGTGCAGTGTGGCCGAAAGGTGGATGCGTTCAAGTTCTGGCTCATGTACAAGGCACGCGGCTCGGATGGGCTTGAAGCGCTTGTCGACAATGCGTTTGAGTGTGCCCGATCGCTGCACGAACAGCTTCGCAACAGGACCGGCTTCCGGCTGGTGTTGGAAGAGTATCAGTACACGAACATCAGCTTCTGGTATGTGCCCTCCTGGATGAGAGTGGCCGGACGGGAATGCGAGACGAGCGACTGGTGGCAACGGTTGTACAGCGTTACGGCCGACATTAAGGAACAGCTGGTAAAGCGTGGAACCGTGCTGATCGGTTACGTACCGCTGCTGCATAAAGGGATTGGTAATTTCTTCCGTATGGTTGTAACCTGCCACCCGCGACCAACTCCTGAAACAATGCAGTACATTATCGACGAGATCGAGCGAGTCGGCGAAGAGTTGATGccacaaaaataatgttgctTCTCACAAAAatgctaaaattaaacaaaaaatcataaatataacAGACGCATACtgtaaacaaaccacaaaagcCTTAGCATTTAATGATGCAATATTGAACGGTTACAAAAAAGTCTATACCTAAGATGATTAAAACcagttcgtttttttaaattggtaCATGTGACTCTAAAAGAACACGAAGCGAAATCCCCATAAGGCCCTTGTACAACGTAACGCTGCCTTGTTCGAATGAAATGGCTCTAGTTTTTCCAAAAGTTTGGATTTTGCTGCAACCTACGCTCGAAGTTGGTGTACCACGTTTGTACCGTCGATAGTGGGACAAACGTTTCGTTCGGAGCCGGCGTCATTTGGCTTTGCGTCACCGAGAAGCTGCTGACAAAgttgaaaaagttttccagtATCTTCTGACCGAACTGGTAGTAGGTGCTCGATGTTGTCTGTTGTCGAATTGTGAATGATTAGACGGACAATCGGCAAAAGGATCTTTAGCGTACCGGTCCCGGTATTTGCTACTCACCGTTGAAGGAGTTTGCTGTACGAGCGAGCTTTCCGGCTCGATAGACACACCGATTTGAGCAATGTGTGAGATGGGAAGATTACTACCAAACACATTGTTCATCATCGTAGTTTGGCCCGTAATTTCGTCCAACTTTTTCAGCTGGGATATTTTAAAGATTGCcgatggttttgtgttggaaaTGTACCCAAGCAGTTGCCAGCTCGGTGGTGCATTCGGATCGGGCCAGCTGAAATAAACTGGGATCGAATGATGATAATTGTACTTCctttttcatttgaaaacaaaacataaagtTGTGTGGAAGAAGAACACATACCTCCGCCGGCCATACCATCAGGGAAAGGAATGGTTCCGGTCAGGAACACCACCACATGGTTCACATTATCCGCATCCGGAATGGTAATTAGGAAATGGGACTCACTAATCTGTTGAAAATCTGTTTGGACCTAGAGGATTAACGGATACCGGTTAGATCTTCCAGTACATACCACAGCAGgtgaaaaatatgttctcGAACTTACCAGACGGCCGGATACAATCACTCCTAGTGCATTCAACATTTTCCTATCAACGTACGCAACCAATGGGgtttataaaatattcttAATGTCCTATCTTCGGTACAGTTTACAATCCACACGGTAATTGTTCCACAAAGCAGACGAATATCGAATGATCGGTGTTAtcatttattgctttttttactttcccgCCCGTCCCAGCACAGAACGCGTTTGTTGTGACAGCACCAGCGTCCTCTGCATCTCAATGTGCGAACTATCAGTTGTCAAGGGGAAACTGTCAACAACAATCgctgcaaatgttttgttgtcaaaatagaaaaatcgAATTTTCAAGACCGCTGCCGAAAGAGGGTTACCAATGAGTAATTTGTTCAGTTTCCTAGTGTGAAAACGGTGCACAGTGCTTGTTAGTATAAGATCTTCACGACGGGGACGCAAGACATTACCAAAATGCCGGTTTGTAGTTAATTTGGTGCCATGACATCATCACTCTGTTTCCGAACCGTCTGGTGGTTCCGATATGCTCTCACTGCTTCCCTTTCCCTGTCTATCTACCGTAGGAGGAAGCGATCAAAAATGAAGGTGAAATTGAAAACGTTCGAGTCGTCGTACGGGTCCGGCCAATGGACAAAAATGAGCTCGATTCTAACTGCCAGAACGTGATCAAGGTGGACAAATCGAATCGAAGCATCACGGTCGTAAAGCCAACTGCAAACTCCAGCGAACCACCCAAGGTGTACTACTTTGATAACGTTTTCGGCGAAGATTCGACACAGGTGCGTTATTCAACTGGTTTCAATGTTTCACCCCACCACACCGGGCTAGCACAGCGGCAGTGTATCGTAAGATGCGGCTGCAATTATGATGGGTTGAGTGGCTCCGAACTGGTCCACCTGCGTTGCTTCTTCGTGGCTTACGTTTCCTTTCTCTTTCGTGTGTTATGCCCATTTCGGACTGCAGGTTCCATTTGCCAATATGCTTTGGGTATTGTTAATTGCTTTCACTACGTTTTACTATGGCTAAGATGGCTACATGACGATTTTTGCCTTGTTTATTGACCAGATGGCATCTTAGAATGCAAGGAGAGCAAAAGTTTGTTCCAAGGTCGAAAGCAAATCGAGACTGTGCCACCTGTCTCTATTTGTACAGATATTTGGAATTATTGGGCTGTAAATGACCTTTGCAATAGGTCAAAAGACATGCACTGCTggtaaaatattcaacaaccGAGTGTTTGTcgaaatatgtttattttaccGGATGTAGTGACGCTGAAAGTACATGAAATGATTCTTACACAACAGACAAAAAAGAGTTAACCTTTTTTTGCGAAATTACATTTATCAGTCCTTTACATGGCTCGGCACAAAGAAGGTCAGTGGAAAATGCCTGGGTTTTAATCAAACACAGTTCGAAACGTTAGACTGACTGTTCGAGAGTGGTAAATAGGCACTACAACCTCTTCGCGGTCAGGGTCTGCAGCAGAAGTCTGCTAAATAAACCAAGTGCCTTACGCTGCAAATGCCATATCCAGGTGTTTCTGGCGAACGCAGCAATGCGATCAGGCGATGCGAATTTCGGCTTACCGAatctcctctgtccatgtggacgatctagaCGATTTATAGGTTTGACCGTTCGGTGATATTCAAATTGCATGAGAAACCATCTGGATCCTGGCAGGTCTATAGTACAATTGTTAAGTATCACTAACAACACGCCGGTGTGAATTAAAACCTACCTGGTTTGAGTGGACCTTATTTTCGGATAAATCTTTATTGATTATGGCTGCTGAGCCACACTTGTTTTGGTTTCGGATGGTATCAATACACCGCTCATTAACAATTGGGACACAAATATGTATTTATTAGAAATTTCAATGTTGATTCGAGcaagaaaaatgtttcatacgCACAATACAGTGGGtattattttaatcaaattatgttgaaaacttaatttgtACAAGAGGACACTCACTTCCATCttattgtattatttaaaGTAATTAAAGTATGGCTTTTGAAGAGAAAAACACTCGCTGTCGTCCATGCTGCTCACCGTTCTTCTGTTCTATCAGATAAAGTTACTGATTGAGAAGGAAAAGCTTGCAGTATTTTGATGCTTATGGGTTACgaataaaaacgaaacttAGAATTCTATGGTGGTGGAagttaaacataaataaagatTCTCGAAAACGTAAACAGTATTTACGGGTCTCGATAAACCCATTACGATTTCTTACGCTCTAATATTTGGTAGATTAGTTCTTCACACATCTCAAATGCCATTTGATGATTGTAATACGGATGGTGAGAGAGTCAGAAAAGATTCGCACGAGATTAGGATTTGCTTGTTGAAATTGATTCGTGATTTCTCTTAGTAACTGCAGAGAAATGTTTGGATAGTAAGCTCCAAAAAATGTTCGATTGATCTGAGAATCGATAATGAATTTTATAGCACGCTCTCGCAGGTGATGAAGCTAACGGAGGTTAAACTTTGTTGAGTGACAATTTCCGTGGACGGAAACGGGTTTCGATTGGACGGTCTCGTCACTGGGTCGAGCTAATGGTGATTGTGTTCGATTTTCCAGCACTAATCACAACCGGAAAATGTGGCTAAACGGTAGTTTGGCTTGCATAGCTCGTTTCTCGATATATACAGGTAGTTTCgaacaaagaaaataacatgTAACGTTATAAGCTTAATATCTAAGGGATGGAAGAATTTTACGACAAAATGTGTAGCCTAAGATATgatattatgttttaaaaaaagctGTTGCATGAGTGTTGTTTACTCAATTTCACCCTTCATGCCTAGACGCACGGTGACAATCAGATCGATCAAGTAGAACAGCGCACCAACCACTGCAACCGAACCAGCACCGCATAGGAAATCCATTCTAGCGCAAAATGGAAGTTGGAAACATTAGTGTGCATCATGCGAGAACGCAACATGACATACCTTTGCGTGTTCGGGGGCCAATAGTTGCGGTTTTTCGTCTCGGACCAATCGCTCAGAATGCAGGCCGCTGTCGCCAGGTATAAGATGAAACCGGTCAAGTTCAGAAGTGAGCTCAGTTTCCACGGGAAGCTGCAAGATGAGATGGTTGGATGATCAATATTTGGTG
This region of Anopheles marshallii chromosome 2, idAnoMarsDA_429_01, whole genome shotgun sequence genomic DNA includes:
- the LOC128707400 gene encoding cysteine sulfinic acid decarboxylase; this translates as MATDNRNGESEQKLQLNGHTSTPKATPPSAEDEWTILERVYRVLVDEGYLGSSTHQKPVVTFEYPEDLKKLIHFPMDERTPSNGTTVERIVRQVLQYSVRTGHNHFHNQLFAGVDPYGLTGSWITEALNTSQYTFEVGPTFTLIEDAVIDKCLRLFDFGDGDGILCPGGSMSNMYAMVAARYRTVPDVKRTGVMNLAEPLVVFTSEDAHYSITKGVHWLGIGLNNLVKVKSDRRGCMIPEELELAIQAVIDSGRKPFFVNATAGTTVLGAFDDFNLIADVCQRYGIWLHIDACLGGTAVLSRRHKHLLSGVNRAQSLAWNPHKTLGAPLQCSIFLIKERGLLHECNAAKADYLFQQDKFYDISYDTGDKSVQCGRKVDAFKFWLMYKARGSDGLEALVDNAFECARSLHEQLRNRTGFRLVLEEYQYTNISFWYVPSWMRVAGRECETSDWWQRLYSVTADIKEQLVKRGTVLIGYVPLLHKGIGNFFRMVVTCHPRPTPETMQYIIDEIERVGEELMPQK
- the LOC128707440 gene encoding protein OPI10 homolog; its protein translation is MLNALGVIVSGRLVQTDFQQISESHFLITIPDADNVNHVVVFLTGTIPFPDGMAGGVYFSWPDPNAPPSWQLLGYISNTKPSAIFKISQLKKLDEITGQTTMMNNVFGSNLPISHIAQIGVSIEPESSLVQQTPSTTTSSTYYQFGQKILENFFNFVSSFSVTQSQMTPAPNETFVPLSTVQTWYTNFERRLQQNPNFWKN